A region of Sulfurimonas sp. DNA encodes the following proteins:
- the murI gene encoding glutamate racemase has translation MKVGVFDSGIGGLTVVKSLLEHKLFEKIIYFGDTARVPYGIKDKTTIIRYAIEAVEFFKDFDIDLIIVACNSVSAHALDEMREHSTCPVIGVVEAGILATANALEDKNSNILVLGTKATINSKAYELGLKDKEFKNIESKATGLFVPLVEEEIYEGEVLDATLKHYFQNLQKPDAIILGCTHFPLISKTIKNYFGDETILIHSGDAIVEYLENKFEFITKYKNTKLEFFSSENPQALKNIAKKWLDK, from the coding sequence ATGAAAGTAGGAGTATTTGATAGTGGAATTGGTGGATTAACTGTTGTTAAGTCACTTTTAGAGCATAAACTTTTTGAGAAGATAATCTACTTCGGAGATACTGCTCGTGTTCCTTATGGAATAAAAGACAAAACTACTATCATTCGTTACGCTATTGAAGCAGTTGAGTTTTTCAAAGATTTTGATATTGACCTAATCATAGTAGCTTGTAATTCTGTAAGTGCTCATGCATTAGATGAGATGAGAGAACACTCTACTTGCCCTGTTATAGGAGTGGTTGAAGCTGGTATCTTAGCCACAGCAAATGCACTTGAAGATAAAAACTCCAATATTTTAGTTCTTGGTACAAAGGCAACGATAAACTCAAAAGCTTATGAACTAGGACTTAAAGACAAAGAATTTAAAAATATAGAATCAAAAGCAACAGGACTTTTTGTACCTCTTGTTGAAGAAGAAATATATGAAGGGGAAGTCTTAGATGCAACTCTAAAGCATTACTTTCAAAATCTTCAAAAACCAGATGCCATTATCTTAGGATGTACACATTTTCCTCTTATTTCAAAGACAATAAAAAACTACTTTGGAGATGAAACTATACTTATTCACTCTGGAGATGCCATCGTTGAGTATCTTGAAAATAAATTTGAATTTATTACAAAATATAAAAACACTAAACTAGAATTTTTCTCTTCAGAAAATCCACAAGCGTTAAAAAATATTGCAAAGAAATGGCTCGATAAATAA
- the rho gene encoding transcription termination factor Rho, with translation MSENNSQQPRKNNNNNNNRNNSKSRTHKPVKGASVEDLRTKTTEELVVIANELKVEHPNELKRQDIIFEILKAQTEQGGFILFSGILEIMQDGYGFIRSIDKSFNESINDAYVSNTQIKRFALRNGDVVTGQVRPPKDQERYYALIKIEAVNSLPPEESKKRPLFENLTPLYPLEKFKLEYREKGLTGRMMDLFCPIGKGQRGLIVAPPRSGKTELLKEIAHGIAANHSEVDLMVLLVDERPEEVTDMERSVKGEVYSSTFDMPAKNHVKVAEMVIEKAKRLVELGRDVVILLDSITRLARAYNTVTPSSGKVLSGGVDANALHKPKRFFGAARNIENGGSLTIIATALVDTGSRMDEVIFEEFKGTGNMEVVLDRKIADRRIYPAMDILKSGTRKDELLIGKENLQKVFILRQMLHKQDNEVEALKFIYTTMGKNETNDEFLESMNTNS, from the coding sequence ATGAGTGAAAACAATTCACAACAACCACGTAAAAACAATAACAATAACAACAATAGAAATAACTCTAAATCAAGAACTCACAAACCCGTTAAAGGCGCTAGCGTTGAAGACCTTCGCACAAAAACTACAGAAGAATTAGTAGTAATTGCTAACGAGTTAAAAGTTGAGCATCCAAATGAACTAAAAAGACAAGATATTATTTTTGAAATTCTAAAAGCTCAAACTGAGCAAGGTGGTTTCATACTATTTAGTGGTATTTTAGAAATTATGCAAGATGGATATGGGTTTATCCGTTCTATAGATAAAAGTTTTAACGAAAGTATCAACGATGCTTATGTGTCAAATACACAGATAAAAAGATTTGCACTTAGAAATGGTGATGTGGTTACAGGTCAAGTAAGACCTCCAAAAGATCAAGAGCGTTATTATGCACTTATCAAGATAGAGGCAGTAAACAGCTTACCTCCTGAAGAGAGTAAAAAAAGACCTCTATTTGAAAACCTTACTCCACTTTATCCATTAGAAAAATTCAAACTAGAGTATAGAGAAAAAGGTCTTACTGGCCGTATGATGGATTTATTTTGTCCTATTGGTAAAGGTCAGCGTGGTCTGATTGTTGCACCTCCAAGAAGTGGTAAAACAGAATTGCTTAAAGAGATTGCTCATGGTATCGCTGCAAATCATTCAGAAGTTGATTTAATGGTTTTACTTGTTGATGAAAGACCAGAAGAAGTAACAGATATGGAAAGAAGTGTTAAGGGTGAAGTTTATAGCTCTACTTTTGATATGCCAGCTAAAAACCATGTTAAAGTTGCTGAGATGGTAATTGAAAAGGCAAAAAGACTTGTTGAGTTAGGTAGAGATGTTGTAATCCTTCTTGATTCTATCACTCGTCTTGCTCGTGCATATAATACTGTAACACCTTCAAGCGGTAAAGTACTTTCTGGTGGTGTAGATGCAAATGCTCTACATAAACCAAAAAGATTCTTCGGAGCTGCAAGAAACATTGAAAATGGTGGAAGTTTAACTATCATCGCTACTGCTCTTGTAGATACTGGTAGTAGAATGGACGAAGTTATCTTTGAAGAGTTCAAAGGTACTGGTAATATGGAAGTTGTTCTTGATAGAAAAATTGCTGATAGAAGAATTTACCCAGCTATGGATATTCTTAAATCTGGTACTCGTAAAGATGAACTTCTTATTGGTAAAGAGAACTTACAAAAAGTATTTATCCTTCGTCAAATGCTTCATAAACAAGATAATGAAGTTGAAGCATTAAAATTCATATACACTACTATGGGCAAAAACGAAACTAATGATGAATTTCTTGAGAGCATGAATACAAACTCATAA
- the surE gene encoding 5'/3'-nucleotidase SurE: protein MKKKYKILVTNDDGYEAKGLLCLVKALKELDGVEVTVVAPANEKSACGHSLTLVRPLRFVSVDDDFYKLDDGTPSDCVYLSLSTLFENEKPDLLVSGINRGSNMGEDITYSGTAAGAMEGVLHDVPSIAISQVMDFTNPDGDFTLAMKTIKKLVLKIKKGSFPLPKREFLNINIPADVDEAQMQVTYAGYRFYANDSHVHRNPRGEEYYWLGLHPLDFVPRDGVEEVSDYEAVQAGKISITPIMLDLSAYKSIKNLKSWIE, encoded by the coding sequence ATGAAAAAAAAATATAAAATTTTAGTGACAAATGATGATGGTTACGAGGCAAAAGGTTTGCTTTGTTTAGTGAAGGCTTTAAAAGAGTTAGATGGTGTTGAAGTTACTGTTGTCGCTCCTGCAAATGAGAAGTCTGCTTGTGGACATTCTCTTACTTTGGTTCGTCCACTTCGTTTTGTGAGTGTTGATGATGATTTTTATAAACTCGACGATGGTACTCCTAGTGATTGTGTTTACTTATCTCTAAGTACACTTTTTGAAAATGAAAAGCCTGACCTTCTCGTAAGTGGCATAAATCGTGGCTCAAACATGGGAGAAGATATAACTTATAGTGGAACAGCAGCAGGTGCTATGGAAGGTGTTTTACATGATGTTCCTTCAATTGCCATTTCTCAAGTGATGGACTTTACAAATCCAGATGGAGATTTTACTCTTGCAATGAAAACTATAAAAAAACTTGTTTTAAAGATTAAAAAGGGTTCCTTTCCTTTACCAAAAAGAGAGTTTTTAAATATAAATATACCAGCAGATGTTGATGAAGCACAGATGCAAGTAACTTATGCAGGTTATAGATTTTACGCAAATGATTCTCATGTACATAGAAACCCAAGAGGTGAAGAATATTACTGGTTAGGATTACATCCTCTTGATTTTGTTCCAAGAGATGGCGTTGAAGAAGTTAGTGATTATGAGGCTGTTCAGGCAGGTAAAATATCGATAACGCCTATTATGCTTGATTTAAGTGCGTATAAAAGTATAAAAAATCTCAAAAGTTGGATAGAGTAA
- a CDS encoding ThiF family adenylyltransferase, with the protein MPKEDRLKLLFEDDFLKLENAKIILLGVGGVGSFCLDCLMRSGITDVTIVDFDTYDDSNQNRQMWSELHEDELKVEALKKHYPEVKIINKRIDEEWVWDFDFDEYDLVLDAIDDTKAKLAIAQKCHKKLISSFGGAKRIDASQVKVDDIWKTYGDKFGSKIRYELRKRGFKKKYKVVFSSEEARVKEKGSFMGVTATFGLIMCSEAVKKLLKG; encoded by the coding sequence ATGCCTAAAGAAGATAGACTAAAACTTCTTTTTGAAGATGATTTTTTAAAACTTGAAAATGCGAAAATTATACTTTTAGGAGTTGGTGGAGTAGGTAGTTTTTGTCTTGATTGTTTAATGCGAAGCGGAATTACTGATGTTACTATTGTTGATTTTGATACTTATGATGACTCAAATCAAAATCGCCAAATGTGGTCAGAACTGCATGAAGATGAGCTTAAAGTTGAGGCTTTAAAAAAACATTACCCAGAAGTAAAAATCATAAATAAACGCATAGATGAAGAGTGGGTTTGGGATTTTGATTTTGATGAGTATGATTTAGTGCTAGATGCCATAGATGACACAAAGGCAAAACTAGCTATCGCTCAAAAGTGCCATAAAAAACTTATATCTTCTTTTGGTGGTGCAAAACGCATAGATGCCTCGCAGGTTAAAGTGGATGATATTTGGAAAACTTACGGAGATAAATTTGGCTCTAAAATACGATATGAACTTAGAAAAAGAGGTTTTAAGAAAAAGTATAAAGTTGTCTTTTCTTCAGAAGAAGCACGAGTAAAAGAGAAAGGTAGTTTTATGGGTGTTACTGCTACATTTGGTCTTATAATGTGTAGTGAAGCAGTTAAAAAATTGTTAAAAGGATAG
- a CDS encoding thiamine biosynthesis protein ThiF: MSHGFDLNNPLICEGMIGDGCGGGRLFMVEENTLKAYDPVTKEYFVLLEKIEKPHSISKKACIVSVVCEDELIEFDLSLIK, translated from the coding sequence ATGAGTCATGGTTTTGATTTAAATAACCCACTGATATGTGAAGGTATGATAGGTGATGGTTGCGGAGGTGGACGGCTTTTTATGGTTGAAGAGAACACTCTTAAAGCTTATGACCCCGTAACTAAAGAATATTTTGTTCTTTTAGAAAAAATAGAGAAACCTCATAGCATCTCTAAAAAGGCTTGTATAGTTAGTGTCGTATGTGAAGATGAGCTTATAGAGTTTGACTTGTCTTTGATTAAGTAG
- a CDS encoding outer membrane lipoprotein-sorting protein, with amino-acid sequence MIKIILVSLLTFSGLFAITPIEIARKVKNSSSGYESSKSVTEMVLIDQAKNRAVRVMHSMALENTADDGNNGDKSLMEFQTPIDVKGTKFLTHEKIVKNNNQWLYLPALKRIKRITSKNKSGSFMGSEFSYEDLSSREPSKYTYSKEFQDVLLDGIETYKYERYAKDKNSGYSKQIIWVDKKRFVVLQVEYYDKKKELLKTSNYSGYKKTKDTYRVSFIVMKNHQNLKSTTFKYLEDEIHLKLDEKLFSKRYLKD; translated from the coding sequence ATGATAAAAATAATTTTAGTAAGTCTACTTACTTTTTCTGGGCTTTTTGCGATTACACCTATTGAGATAGCTAGAAAAGTAAAAAATTCTTCAAGTGGATACGAAAGTTCAAAAAGTGTTACGGAGATGGTTCTTATAGATCAAGCTAAAAATAGAGCTGTTAGAGTTATGCACTCTATGGCTTTAGAAAATACAGCTGATGATGGTAACAATGGCGATAAATCTTTGATGGAGTTTCAAACTCCTATTGATGTAAAAGGTACTAAGTTTTTAACTCACGAAAAAATTGTAAAAAATAATAACCAATGGCTTTACCTTCCAGCACTTAAAAGGATAAAAAGAATCACAAGTAAAAATAAAAGTGGTTCATTTATGGGTAGTGAATTTTCTTATGAAGATTTATCTTCACGAGAGCCTTCTAAGTATACTTATTCAAAAGAATTTCAAGATGTTTTACTAGATGGCATAGAAACTTATAAGTATGAAAGATATGCAAAAGATAAAAATTCAGGATATTCAAAACAGATAATTTGGGTAGATAAAAAAAGATTTGTAGTACTACAAGTAGAATATTATGATAAGAAAAAAGAGCTTTTAAAAACTTCAAATTATAGTGGATACAAAAAAACCAAAGATACTTATAGAGTATCTTTTATAGTTATGAAAAATCATCAAAATCTTAAAAGTACTACATTTAAATATCTTGAAGATGAGATTCATTTAAAATTAGATGAGAAGTTATTTTCAAAAAGATATTTAAAAGATTAA
- a CDS encoding efflux RND transporter permease subunit, whose protein sequence is MTKEKFTLKVIQYRWAISILVPLMIIALFVANIKNAGMETDFDIWFDKDSKVMKNFKHFKSTFGSDDRLLLAMRSEDGIFNKKTLKSIQSITDELWQTKYIARVDSITNFQYAHVSSEDPDEIIVEDFLDDIDNISDADLKIKEKIARTDTQTKNLLISADGKSAVIIARMVYSQGIEPKSYIALYNKANILIDKYKLDGVEYHNIGVPAGTNAFVKAITSNVKTFLPMILLVIIVLLAVIFRSILSVLLPLGVVILTVLFIAGLTFGLGYKLNTITTMFPIFIIAIGIADSIHIFWVWKHKRQEGMNNQDSILFSIEKNFFPAFITSLTTFVGFLSLGISKIVPLQAFGLTLASGALMAFILSVTLLPALLSIINPNIKVQKKKTDNLENFIKKYTQFISRNDKTIIIIFLLIIGIIFIGFKDVVIDTDFMKQFSKETQIRKSADFVEKNIGGTLSIEIIIDSKEPSGVNKPDLMQDVENFNEEFKAEFPRVRHMGSLTQVVKKYHKLMNGDKEEFYKIPDSKELISQYMLLYALSLPQGMGINDMMDVNSRYLRVTAMINIASELEKLEMYKWTQNWWTTHSNYTATIEGLPMISGHMRTELTDTLIKSISLALVLVTLIFWFTFKSKFFMIVSTIPNVAPLFIAIGITGWLGVNVDLGMAIVFVIIIGIAIDDTVHFLSKYKSAQEKGKNVTDSIEESLLLGGNAIVITTIILVLGFGTFLFSDFSMYYNFGLMSSIALSFAMILDVLLLPAILIYLDKRKKMIKR, encoded by the coding sequence ATGACAAAAGAAAAATTTACATTAAAAGTTATACAGTATAGATGGGCAATATCGATACTTGTACCACTTATGATAATTGCTTTATTTGTGGCAAATATTAAGAATGCAGGGATGGAAACTGATTTTGATATTTGGTTTGATAAAGATTCAAAAGTTATGAAAAATTTTAAACATTTTAAAAGTACTTTTGGTTCTGATGATAGACTTTTATTGGCAATGCGTAGTGAAGATGGTATTTTCAATAAAAAAACACTCAAAAGCATCCAAAGTATTACCGATGAACTTTGGCAAACAAAATATATAGCAAGAGTAGATTCTATTACCAACTTTCAATATGCACATGTAAGTAGTGAAGACCCAGATGAAATAATTGTGGAGGATTTTTTAGATGATATTGATAATATCTCAGATGCCGATTTAAAAATAAAAGAAAAAATAGCAAGAACTGATACACAAACAAAAAATCTACTTATCTCTGCTGATGGTAAATCAGCTGTAATAATAGCAAGGATGGTATACTCACAAGGTATAGAACCAAAATCATATATAGCACTTTATAACAAAGCAAATATACTTATAGATAAATACAAATTAGATGGTGTAGAGTATCACAATATAGGAGTACCTGCTGGTACAAATGCTTTTGTAAAAGCAATTACTAGTAATGTCAAAACTTTTTTACCTATGATATTGCTTGTTATTATTGTACTGTTAGCTGTAATATTTAGAAGTATTTTAAGTGTATTATTACCTTTAGGTGTTGTTATTCTTACTGTTTTATTTATAGCTGGACTTACTTTTGGACTGGGATATAAACTAAATACAATAACTACTATGTTTCCAATTTTTATCATTGCTATTGGTATAGCTGATTCTATACATATATTTTGGGTATGGAAACATAAAAGGCAAGAGGGCATGAACAATCAAGATAGTATATTATTCTCTATAGAAAAAAACTTTTTTCCTGCTTTCATCACATCTTTGACTACTTTTGTTGGTTTTTTATCTTTGGGTATTAGTAAAATTGTACCTTTACAAGCCTTTGGTTTAACACTTGCTAGTGGCGCTTTGATGGCATTTATATTAAGTGTGACATTGTTGCCTGCACTTTTAAGTATCATCAATCCAAATATTAAAGTACAAAAGAAAAAGACAGATAATTTGGAGAATTTTATAAAAAAATATACACAATTTATAAGTAGAAATGATAAAACTATTATTATCATATTTTTACTAATTATTGGTATAATTTTCATAGGCTTCAAAGATGTGGTAATAGATACAGATTTTATGAAACAATTCTCAAAAGAAACACAGATACGAAAAAGTGCTGATTTTGTGGAAAAAAATATAGGGGGAACTTTATCTATAGAGATAATTATAGATTCTAAAGAACCCTCAGGTGTAAATAAACCAGACCTTATGCAAGATGTAGAAAATTTTAATGAAGAATTTAAAGCAGAATTTCCAAGGGTTAGACATATGGGTTCATTAACACAAGTGGTCAAAAAATATCACAAACTTATGAATGGCGATAAAGAGGAATTTTATAAGATACCAGATTCTAAAGAACTTATATCCCAATATATGCTTTTATATGCTCTTTCACTCCCACAAGGCATGGGAATAAATGATATGATGGATGTAAATAGTAGATATTTAAGAGTAACTGCTATGATAAATATAGCAAGTGAATTAGAAAAATTAGAGATGTATAAATGGACACAAAACTGGTGGACAACACATAGTAACTATACAGCAACAATAGAGGGTCTTCCTATGATAAGTGGACACATGAGAACAGAACTAACAGATACGCTTATAAAATCAATCTCATTAGCTCTTGTCCTTGTAACCTTGATATTTTGGTTCACATTTAAAAGTAAATTTTTTATGATAGTTTCTACTATTCCAAATGTTGCACCACTGTTTATAGCCATCGGTATTACAGGATGGTTAGGTGTAAATGTAGATTTAGGTATGGCAATAGTATTTGTAATTATCATAGGAATAGCCATAGATGATACAGTACATTTTCTCAGCAAATATAAATCAGCACAAGAAAAAGGTAAAAATGTTACTGACTCTATAGAAGAGTCACTTTTATTAGGGGGAAATGCTATAGTTATCACAACTATTATCTTAGTTTTGGGATTTGGTACATTTTTGTTTAGTGATTTTTCTATGTATTATAACTTTGGTCTTATGAGTAGTATAGCTTTATCATTTGCTATGATTTTAGATGTATTATTACTTCCTGCTATTTTGATTTATTTGGATAAAAGAAAAAAGATGATTAAAAGGTAG
- the greA gene encoding transcription elongation factor GreA, whose amino-acid sequence MEKIEPMTLFGYEKLQAEVKDLKEVKRPQTVKDIEEALEHGDLKENAEYHAAKADQRMFDGRLADLAGIIGCAKIVDPSELEHAKISFGSTVVMTDMNTDEELTYTIVGGCESNPDNGLISFGSPLAKQLLGKEEGDEVKVRLPGGEKEFEIDEVKYEEIVFECN is encoded by the coding sequence ATGGAAAAAATTGAACCGATGACACTTTTTGGTTATGAAAAATTACAAGCCGAAGTTAAAGATTTAAAAGAAGTAAAAAGACCACAAACTGTAAAAGATATTGAAGAAGCACTAGAACATGGAGATTTAAAAGAAAATGCTGAATACCATGCAGCAAAAGCAGATCAGAGAATGTTTGATGGACGATTAGCAGATCTTGCTGGAATCATTGGTTGTGCAAAAATTGTTGATCCTAGTGAACTTGAACATGCGAAAATCAGCTTTGGTTCTACGGTTGTTATGACAGATATGAACACAGATGAAGAACTTACTTATACCATAGTTGGTGGCTGTGAGTCGAATCCTGATAATGGACTTATCTCTTTTGGTTCACCTCTAGCAAAACAACTCTTAGGTAAAGAAGAGGGCGATGAGGTAAAAGTTAGACTCCCTGGTGGTGAAAAAGAGTTTGAAATAGATGAAGTAAAATATGAGGAAATAGTTTTTGAATGCAATTAA
- the argC gene encoding N-acetyl-gamma-glutamyl-phosphate reductase encodes MNAINVGVIGATGYTGLELVKMLINHPIFKLNYVANSSGETTINKLHPSLNGVCEMEVQKANVDECALCCELVFLALPHKTAMVYVKELIVKGIKVVDLSADYRLPQDIYEEFYTPHTDASNLEHVVYGLPEMFRDELESAKLVANPGCFPTSALLALLPFMDKRVHNTPIIIDAKTGVSGAGKKLSEVTHFVNVNDNLFAYNPFMHRHAPEIAVKLGVEFDEVNFVPHLVPLTRGMLSSIYIQVSQDFDAYKTLKDYYEKEPFVRVSKSPVDMKNVAGTNFCDLYVKQKGNMLFISSAIDNLMRGASSQAVVNANIMMGLCQKDGIPNIAYVP; translated from the coding sequence TTGAATGCAATTAATGTAGGCGTAATCGGGGCTACTGGTTACACAGGTTTAGAACTTGTTAAGATGCTTATAAATCATCCAATATTTAAGTTAAATTATGTGGCAAACTCTTCTGGTGAAACAACTATAAATAAGTTGCATCCATCATTAAATGGTGTATGTGAGATGGAGGTACAAAAAGCAAATGTTGATGAATGTGCTTTGTGTTGCGAGTTAGTATTTTTAGCACTTCCACATAAAACAGCTATGGTTTATGTAAAAGAGTTAATTGTAAAAGGTATTAAGGTTGTTGATTTGTCAGCTGATTACAGACTTCCTCAAGATATTTATGAAGAGTTTTACACACCTCATACAGATGCTTCGAATTTAGAACATGTTGTTTATGGACTTCCAGAGATGTTTAGAGATGAGTTAGAGTCTGCTAAACTTGTGGCAAATCCAGGGTGCTTCCCAACATCAGCACTTTTAGCTTTACTTCCATTTATGGACAAAAGAGTTCATAATACTCCAATAATCATAGATGCTAAAACAGGAGTAAGTGGTGCAGGAAAAAAACTAAGTGAAGTTACTCATTTTGTTAATGTAAATGATAATCTTTTTGCATACAATCCGTTTATGCATAGACACGCACCAGAAATCGCTGTTAAACTTGGTGTGGAGTTTGATGAAGTGAACTTTGTTCCGCATCTTGTGCCTCTAACTCGTGGAATGCTTTCTTCTATTTATATTCAAGTAAGTCAAGATTTTGATGCTTACAAAACTTTAAAAGACTACTATGAAAAAGAGCCTTTTGTGAGAGTAAGCAAAAGTCCTGTTGACATGAAAAATGTCGCTGGAACTAATTTTTGTGACCTTTATGTAAAACAAAAAGGCAATATGCTTTTTATATCTAGTGCAATAGACAACCTGATGAGAGGGGCTTCTTCTCAAGCAGTTGTAAATGCTAATATCATGATGGGTTTATGCCAAAAAGATGGGATTCCAAATATAGCGTATGTCCCATAA
- a CDS encoding UDP-2,3-diacylglucosamine diphosphatase produces the protein MSHNLELKEGAFVISDAHYSHRRPELLNFLQDIQAKKLSSPQIIFMGDIFDTLFDNVPYTHKINSQVIDIINHISQNIEVIYIEGNHDFNLSEIFPDAKVFSIDVQPISISYKGRKILLAHGDIQSPLLYRVYTAVVRNSFVTSFLNIIDLISGHKIINKLDDYLGEKEDCKEFVGFREFIQKRLLSKYSCDYFIEGHFHQNKTLEFKDFIYINLAAFACNQRYFIVKSSKGIKLLEEISYKK, from the coding sequence ATGTCCCATAATCTAGAGTTAAAAGAGGGTGCATTTGTTATTTCAGATGCACACTATTCCCACCGCAGACCAGAACTTTTAAATTTTTTACAAGATATACAAGCAAAAAAATTATCTTCACCCCAAATTATTTTTATGGGTGATATATTTGATACTCTTTTTGACAATGTTCCCTATACTCATAAAATAAATTCTCAAGTCATAGATATTATAAATCATATTTCACAAAATATAGAAGTTATATATATCGAGGGAAATCATGACTTTAATCTAAGTGAAATTTTTCCAGATGCTAAAGTATTTAGTATAGATGTTCAACCTATTAGCATCTCTTACAAAGGTAGAAAAATATTACTTGCACATGGAGATATCCAAAGTCCTTTGTTGTATAGAGTATATACAGCAGTTGTCAGAAACTCTTTTGTTACTTCTTTTTTAAATATTATAGACTTAATATCTGGACATAAAATAATCAATAAATTAGATGATTATTTAGGAGAGAAAGAGGACTGTAAAGAGTTTGTTGGTTTTAGAGAATTTATACAAAAAAGACTTTTATCCAAATATTCTTGTGATTATTTTATTGAAGGGCATTTTCATCAAAATAAAACATTAGAGTTTAAAGATTTTATTTATATAAACTTAGCTGCTTTTGCTTGCAATCAAAGATATTTTATTGTAAAATCTTCCAAAGGTATTAAATTATTAGAAGAAATTTCATATAAAAAATAG
- a CDS encoding chemotaxis protein CheV: MQMNDSLKVGSNEMELVDFRIMKEEDGEIYEGIYGINVSKVREIIRLPKLTELPSTPEYIEGIFDLRDVVIPVVNLAKWMGIEEPEIKKKKVRVIITEFNNVLIGFVVHEAKRIRRINWGDIEPATFVNASLDGSKITGVTKIEGDNVLLILDLESIVQELGLYEPDIENVPENMDGFSGLALVLDDSITARKIVKDALGKMGFNVIEAGDGEEGLEKLNELYKMYGDGLSNQLKIIISDVEMPRMDGFHFATNVKEDERFDNIPIVFNSSISDHFSESRGKEAGAEAYLVKFEASSFYDEVARVVRAYMK; this comes from the coding sequence ATGCAAATGAATGATTCTCTCAAAGTTGGCTCTAATGAAATGGAGCTTGTTGATTTTCGTATTATGAAAGAAGAAGATGGTGAAATTTATGAAGGTATATATGGCATAAATGTTTCAAAAGTTCGTGAGATTATTAGACTACCAAAACTAACTGAATTACCAAGTACCCCAGAGTATATAGAAGGTATTTTTGATTTAAGAGATGTTGTTATCCCTGTTGTAAATTTAGCTAAATGGATGGGCATTGAAGAGCCTGAAATAAAAAAGAAAAAAGTTAGAGTTATTATTACTGAATTTAACAATGTTCTTATTGGTTTTGTTGTTCATGAAGCAAAAAGGATCAGACGAATAAATTGGGGAGATATAGAACCAGCAACTTTTGTTAATGCTTCACTAGATGGAAGTAAAATTACAGGTGTTACTAAAATAGAAGGTGATAATGTACTTCTTATATTAGACTTGGAAAGTATAGTTCAAGAGTTAGGACTTTACGAGCCAGATATTGAAAATGTTCCAGAGAATATGGATGGTTTTTCTGGTTTAGCACTTGTACTAGATGATAGTATAACAGCTAGAAAAATAGTTAAAGATGCTTTAGGAAAAATGGGCTTTAATGTTATTGAAGCTGGAGATGGAGAAGAAGGTCTAGAAAAACTTAATGAATTATATAAAATGTATGGTGATGGTCTTTCAAATCAGTTAAAAATTATAATTTCTGATGTTGAAATGCCAAGAATGGATGGTTTTCATTTTGCTACAAATGTAAAAGAAGATGAAAGATTTGACAATATTCCAATTGTTTTTAACTCATCTATAAGTGATCATTTTAGTGAGAGTAGAGGTAAAGAAGCCGGAGCTGAAGCATACTTGGTTAAGTTTGAAGCAAGCTCATTTTATGATGAAGTTGCACGAGTTGTTCGTGCATATATGAAGTAA